The following coding sequences lie in one Arachis stenosperma cultivar V10309 chromosome 5, arast.V10309.gnm1.PFL2, whole genome shotgun sequence genomic window:
- the LOC130980294 gene encoding uncharacterized protein LOC130980294 has translation MASDESFVVLVHHRGSIKRKTRSGVKFTNKDPFSIFMRPTTSYDDLVNSVLQKLGLEGVKRVKKFFYRISISVRQEIVKYDCFTIRSDEDLHVMLHCRRQFPEVRTPELLAKLVDVVSSSGGSNWNTHTVGTVAGSSSRPVGVCSSDPVYEPPVEPVASPHDDDVEPNIIADDSSDDIGASEPAGAGAALDLDAMRQEGVPGEPDGFGARDAEGSSGLTEFQVGQQFQDKDEYKVVESDYRRYVGKCSEFGNACTWLIRLSLRQRKGIWEVKRADASVSIKVLLNATVAHFGFKPTYRRVLLAKQKAVAHIYGDWDESYNELPRWVLGVQLTMPGTVVVLKTSPVRVGGQVDDSQAYFHRLFWTFPPCIEAFRHCKPLVSIDDTHLYGKYGGTLLVAIAQDGNSNILLVAFALVKGENAESWSFFLSHLRQHVTPQSDLLVISDRHNGIKAVLEAPDGDGYLQLPTVHSVFDMWQQILP, from the exons ATGGCTAGTGACGAGAGTTTTGTAGTGTTGGTTCATCACAGAGGATcgattaagagaaaaacacgATCCGGTGTGAAGTTCACCAATAAGGATCCTTTCAGTATTTTTATGAGGCCTACGACAAGCTATGATGACCTTGTTAATTCTGTGCTACAGAAACTTGGTCTGGAAGGCGTGAAACGGGTTAAGAAGTTTTTCTATCGGATTTCAATCTCGGTGCGACAAGAAATCGTGAAGTATGATTGTTTCACGATCAGGAGTGATGAGGACTTGCATGTCATGCTTCATTGTCGTCGGCAGTTTCCCGAAGTTAGGACACCTGAACTGTTGGCGAAGTTGGTTGATGTGGTATCCAGCTCGGGGGGTTCGAACTGGAATACCCACACCGTAGGCACGGTAGCTGGTTCTAGCTCCAGACCTGTTGGTGTATGTTCGTCTGACCCTGTGTATGAACCTCCGGTCGAGCCTGTCGCCTCCCCTC ACGATGATGATGTGGAGCCGAACATCATTGCTGATGACAGCAGCGATGATATTGGAGCGAGTGAGCCAGCTGGGGCGGGAGCTG CTTTAGACTTGGATGCCATGAGACAGGAAGGGGTTCCTGGGGAGCCTGATGGATTTGGTGCTAGAGATGCCGAAGGGTCTTCAGGTCTGACAGAGTTTCAGGTTGGCCAGCAGTTTCAGGATAAAGATGAG TACAAGGTGGTGGAGTCTGACTATCGCCGGTATGTTGGGAAGTGTTCTGAGTTTGGGAATGCATGTACATGGTTGATTAGGCTAAGTCTCCGGCAGCGCAAGGGCATTTGGGAGGTCAAACG AGCTGATGCATCCGTTAGCATCAAGGTGCTCCTGAATGCGACGGTAGCACACTTTGGGTTCAAGCCGACGTACAGGAGGGTTTTGTTGGCGAAGCAGAAGGCCGTTGCCCACATCTATGGTGATTGGGATGAGTCGTACAACGAGCTCCCTAGGTGGGTGTTAGGAGTTCAGCTGACGATGCCTGGTACTGTTGTAGTCCTTAAGACGAGCCCAGTTCGAGTTGGGGGCCAGGTGGATGACTCACAAGCTTATTTTCACCGACTGTTCTGGACGTTTCCACCATGTATTGAGGCATTCCGTCATTGCAAGCCCTTGGTGAGTATTGACGACACCCATCTTTATGGCAAGTATGGGGGTACATTGCTCGTCGCGATTGCACAGGACGGTAACTCCAACATTCTGCTTGTAGCATTTGCACTGGTTAAGGGTGAGAATGCTGAGTCTTGGTCCTTCTTTCTCTCCCACCTCCGTCAGCACGTGACCCCGCAATCGGATTTGCTGGTTATATCAGACAGGCATAACGGCATCAAGGCTGTGCTTGAGGCTCCGGACGGAGATGGCTACCTCCAGCTGCCTACCGTGCATTCTGTATTCGACATGTGGCAGCAAATTTTGCCCTGA